A single Phragmites australis chromosome 4, lpPhrAust1.1, whole genome shotgun sequence DNA region contains:
- the LOC133916951 gene encoding uncharacterized protein LOC133916951 isoform X1 codes for MGCFLGCFGGAKERRRRRKRSPAQSPNGRTRAAPRVSPKNVDLDGEVVSAAAPLLATLLELRDSTDDVCLAVVKKKVTFDPNVTTYEAAAIPEDDGEGADPEEDEANREKEWMLAPECANSEAFPLNHRYSNCVDCDNDSEEEEEDEDDDEYEDCSEQEDGFDVCAIDNEEEEHGLLGLARGEEEACESLFLLPISKMSKESGGLDAAASVTTPEAPAACATRDRSEHVNPVLNSVENLTRWKEAKSRAAATPKSSDKENVMLGQDNRMHLLAEPAVAAKKEERLAVSDYSYSPSTPSKQEASVDASLSTWLGSSGTRESNSVRSYSPISREDRPILGALTVEDIKISSANSSPGRSRSPSPSPDDMPILGTVGAYWNCSAKGGDPVTRGGFMRTRTRFGQDEMANC; via the exons ATGGGCTGCTTCCTTGGCTGCTTCGGGGGGGCCAaggagcgccgccgccgccgcaagcGGTCGCCGGCACAGTCGCCCAATGGCCGCACCCGG GCCGCGCCGCGAGTTTCGCCTAAGAATGTTGATTTGGATGGGGAGGtcgtctccgccgccgcgccactCCTGGCGACGCTCCTGGAGTTGAG GGACTCCACCGATGACGTGTGTTTGGCCGTCGTCAAGAAGAAGGTAACGTTTGATCCGAACGTCACCACCTACGAGGCGGCTGCGATCCCGGAGGACGACGGCGAGGGAGCAGATCCGGAGGAGGATGAGGCGAACAGGGAGAAGGAGTGGATGCTGGCGCCGGAGTGCGCCAATTCCGAGGCTTTCCCGTTGAACCACAGGTACAGCAACTGCGTCGACTGTGACAACgacagcgaggaggaggaggaggatgaggacgacgacgaATACGAAGACTGCTCCGAACAGGAAGACGGATTCGATGTGTGTGCGATCGACAACGAAGAAGAGGAGCACGGTCTTCTAGGCCTTGCACGCGGCGAGGAGGAAGCGTGTGAGTCGCTCTTCCTGCTTCCGATCAGCAAGATGTCCAAGGAGAGCGGCGGCCTGGATGCGGCGGCCAGCGTAACCACGCCGGAGGCCCCCGCGGCTTGCGCGACGCGCGACCGGAGCGAGCACGTCAACCCCGTTCTGAACTCGGTGGAAAACCTCACCCGGTGGAAGGAAGCCAAgtcccgcgccgccgccacaCCAAAGTCCTCGGACAAGGAGAATGTCATGCTGGGGCAGGACAACAGGATGCACCTCCTCGCCGAGCCGGCGGTCGCGGCCAAGAAGGAGGAGAGGCTGGCGGTCTCTGACTACAGCTATAGCCCCAGCACGCCTAGCAAGCAGGAAGCCTCCGTGGACGCCAGCCTCTCGACGTGGCTCGGTTCTTCGGGGACACGTGAGAGCAACTCGGTCCGGTCCTACTCGCCGATCAGCCGAGAGGACCGGCCGATCCTTGGGGCCCTGACCGTGGAGGACATCAAGATATCGTCTGCCAACTCGTCGCCGGGGAGGTCGAGGTCCCCGAGCCCGAGCCCCGATGACATGCCAATCCTTGGGACTGTGGGGGCTTACTGGAACTGCAGTGCCAAGGGGGGTGATCCGGTGACAAGAGGGGGGTTTATGAGGACAAGAACCAGATTTGGCCAG GATGAAATGGCGAATTGCTGA
- the LOC133916951 gene encoding uncharacterized protein LOC133916951 isoform X2 produces the protein MGCFLGCFGGAKERRRRRKRSPAQSPNGRTRAAPRVSPKNVDLDGEVVSAAAPLLATLLELRDSTDDVCLAVVKKKVTFDPNVTTYEAAAIPEDDGEGADPEEDEANREKEWMLAPECANSEAFPLNHRYSNCVDCDNDSEEEEEDEDDDEYEDCSEQEDGFDVCAIDNEEEEHGLLGLARGEEEACESLFLLPISKMSKESGGLDAAASVTTPEAPAACATRDRSEHVNPVLNSVENLTRWKEAKSRAAATPKSSDKENVMLGQDNRMHLLAEPAVAAKKEERLAVSDYSYSPSTPSKQEASVDASLSTWLGSSGTRESNSVRSYSPISREDRPILGALTVEDIKISSANSSPGRSRSPSPSPDDMPILGTVGAYWNCSAKGGDPVTRGGFMRTRTRFGQNFAG, from the exons ATGGGCTGCTTCCTTGGCTGCTTCGGGGGGGCCAaggagcgccgccgccgccgcaagcGGTCGCCGGCACAGTCGCCCAATGGCCGCACCCGG GCCGCGCCGCGAGTTTCGCCTAAGAATGTTGATTTGGATGGGGAGGtcgtctccgccgccgcgccactCCTGGCGACGCTCCTGGAGTTGAG GGACTCCACCGATGACGTGTGTTTGGCCGTCGTCAAGAAGAAGGTAACGTTTGATCCGAACGTCACCACCTACGAGGCGGCTGCGATCCCGGAGGACGACGGCGAGGGAGCAGATCCGGAGGAGGATGAGGCGAACAGGGAGAAGGAGTGGATGCTGGCGCCGGAGTGCGCCAATTCCGAGGCTTTCCCGTTGAACCACAGGTACAGCAACTGCGTCGACTGTGACAACgacagcgaggaggaggaggaggatgaggacgacgacgaATACGAAGACTGCTCCGAACAGGAAGACGGATTCGATGTGTGTGCGATCGACAACGAAGAAGAGGAGCACGGTCTTCTAGGCCTTGCACGCGGCGAGGAGGAAGCGTGTGAGTCGCTCTTCCTGCTTCCGATCAGCAAGATGTCCAAGGAGAGCGGCGGCCTGGATGCGGCGGCCAGCGTAACCACGCCGGAGGCCCCCGCGGCTTGCGCGACGCGCGACCGGAGCGAGCACGTCAACCCCGTTCTGAACTCGGTGGAAAACCTCACCCGGTGGAAGGAAGCCAAgtcccgcgccgccgccacaCCAAAGTCCTCGGACAAGGAGAATGTCATGCTGGGGCAGGACAACAGGATGCACCTCCTCGCCGAGCCGGCGGTCGCGGCCAAGAAGGAGGAGAGGCTGGCGGTCTCTGACTACAGCTATAGCCCCAGCACGCCTAGCAAGCAGGAAGCCTCCGTGGACGCCAGCCTCTCGACGTGGCTCGGTTCTTCGGGGACACGTGAGAGCAACTCGGTCCGGTCCTACTCGCCGATCAGCCGAGAGGACCGGCCGATCCTTGGGGCCCTGACCGTGGAGGACATCAAGATATCGTCTGCCAACTCGTCGCCGGGGAGGTCGAGGTCCCCGAGCCCGAGCCCCGATGACATGCCAATCCTTGGGACTGTGGGGGCTTACTGGAACTGCAGTGCCAAGGGGGGTGATCCGGTGACAAGAGGGGGGTTTATGAGGACAAGAACCAGATTTGGCCAG AATTTTGCAGGATGA
- the LOC133916952 gene encoding uncharacterized protein LOC133916952, translating to MDRRILRSASFNGCGKNPPPSSPVAGSQEAAGSKDDAAAGERKALLPRQLSGGMARKGHKGPKRCVQWKDRHGKKLTEVLEFQPSDSSDSDDEYLDTCMCSIM from the exons ATGGATCGTCGCATCCTCAGGAGTGCGTCTTTCAACGGCTGTGGTAAGAATCCGCCCCCTTCCTCGCCGGTGGCGGGGTCCCAGGAGGCCGCGGGGTCGAAGGACGACGCCGCTGCCGGCGAGCGTAAGGCGCTGCTACCGCGGCAGCTGTCCGGCGGCATGGCGCGGAAGGGCCATAAGGGGCCCAAGCGGTGCGTGCAGTGGAAGGATAGACATGGCAAGAAGCTTACAGAGGTCTTGGAATTCCAGCCTAG TGACTCAAGCGACTCGGATGACGAATATTTGGATACATGCATGTGCTCAATCATGTAA
- the LOC133916953 gene encoding uncharacterized protein LOC133916953 isoform X1 yields MSRKIHGESDSERITSDGTAARTRPLSIQDIILLREKKAASEAKKTKEGPQENDKVTSNHLEQGRRYKSRKDPKDMPIEGSKKEKSRETTKEGSKKENLRHIPREGPKKDDMRYTPKDSSKDGSKMDDLKDTPKVSEKEDLRDAPKKSSKKERSSIRDDGNLVGGDKGIRTSHKLSTSMSGRTDESKDANLGDIRARNGDAARSQKGPGKRWNDETDNDRIKDRSEKLRNETKRKGRTFDDEKSSEVDRRILKRHDSARFQDSKHYDKNDGRKEYAKPYHGEPRLKRRRSKSRDLGRGRQGGSISPPPREQGHSHCGHDCGNYPSYYPVEKSRRKYAETDKQRTSGNGGYSGGSHRRYESRLGGYSPRKKKTAPQGEQGITKIPSLVIQSPENKSATWDQPPVRADQSNFLTTLHPAVGQMTPSIPVKFSALKKDPASTVETILAGNNLAADSVQLTQATRPLRRLHIENVPGSATEDMLIDRLNDFLLSSGIKHSQRSKPCLSCTINKEKCQAFVEFLTPEDATAALSFDGKPLNGSALKIRRPKEYVEMTNVAPKKPAEDITLISDIVSDSPHKIFIAGISGVISSEMLMEIVSAFGPLAAYRFIFSEELGGPCAFLEYTDHSITSKACAGLSGMKLGGCILTAVHMFPNPLAKLNFQVGNEASPFYGVPDNAKSLLEEPTKVLQLKDVFDQEEYMLLSKSELEETLEDVRMECARFGAVKSLNVVEYPAGTDNTAEDNIVEPEDRSVKIGPTEFGDNGNSTEAGSECSVPNQSLDVPDHSEPTETKDVDPISEGQDQKDKHLPTNAALCEGHAPAADQHTDPDDIQARGALPTLQHAEADYMVSEAATDEDKHMEAAVATARMDDGAAEKGHADPRTSEISSPATPGDKVEKSGRESEQQGSAELSKGDAEEAPTAGTRGDAFVLEPGSVLVEFMRKEAACMAAHSLHGRRFGNRTVCAGYAPHDLYLQKYPR; encoded by the exons ATGAGTAGAAAAATACATGGTGAAAGTGACTCTGAGAGAATCACAAGTGACGGGACAGCTGCTCGCACAAGACCTCTCAGCATTCAGGACATCATATTGCTTCGTGAAAAGAAGGCAGCATCAGAAGCTAAGAAAACCAAGGAAGGGCCCCAAGAAAATGACAAGGTTACATCTAATCACTTGGAACAAGGAAGAAGATACAAAAGCAGAAAGGATCCGAAAGATATGCCTATAGAGGGTTCCAAAAAGGAGAAGAGTAGAGAAACAACAAAGGAGGGCTCCAAGAAAGAAAATCTGAGACATATACCAAGGGAAGGCCCCAAAAAGGATGACATGAGATATACACCAAAGGACAGCTCAAAAGATGGTTCCAAGATGGATGACCTGAAAGATACACCAAAGGTCTCAGAGAAGGAAGACCTAAGAGATGCACCAAAGAAGAGCTCCAAGAAAGAGAGGTCCTCCATAAGAGATGATGGTAATTTAGTTGGCGGAGACAAAGGCATTCGTACTTCGCATAAACTAAGCACAAGCATGAGTGGCCGGACTGATGAAAGCAAAGATGCAAACCTTGGTGATATCAGAGCAAGAAATGGCGATGCAGCGAGGTCTCAAAAGGGACCTGGGAAAAGATGGAATGATGAAACTGATAATGATAGAATCAAGGATAGGAGTGAGAAGCTTCGAAACGAGACAAAGAGAAAAGGCCGTACCTTTGATGATGAGAAGAGTTCAGAGGTTGATCGACGAATATTGAAGAGACATGACTCTGCGAGGTTCCAAGATTCCAAAcattatgataaaaatgatGGGAGGAAAGAGTATGCAAAACCATACCACGGAGAGCCAAGGTTGAAAAGAAGAAGGTCAAAAAGCAGAGATCTTGGTCGAGGAAGACAAGGCGGGTCTATCTCACCACCACCAAGGGAACAAGGGCATAGCCACTGTGGACATGATTGTGGTAATTATCCTTCATACTACCCAGTGGAGAAATCAAGGAGGAAGTACGCTGAAACTGACAAACAAAGAACATCTGGGAATGGTGGATACAGTGGTGGGTCTCACAGGAGATACGAAAGTCGGCTGGGTGGATACTcaccaaggaaaaaaaaaacagcaccGCAAGGTGAGCAGGGAATTACCAAGATTCCTTCCCTGGTCATTCAATCCCCAGAAAATAAATCAGCCACATGGGATCAACCTCCTGTGAGAGCAGACCAATCTAATTTCCTTACCACTTTGCATCCAGCTGTTGGCCAAATGACTCCTTCTATTCCAGTCAAATTTTCTGCATTAAAGAAGGACCCTGCAAGTACAGTTGAGACAATATTGGCAGGGAATAATTTGGCTGCTGATTCTGTCCAGCTAACACAAGCAACCCGCCCACTCAGGAGGCTACACATTGAAAATGTACCAGGTTCAGCAACAGAGGATATGTTGATTGACCGCTTGAATGACTTCTTGTTGTCTTCTGGTATTAAACACAGCCAACGGTCTAAACCATGCCTCAGTTGTACA ATAAACAAAGAAAAATGTCAGGCATTTGTTGAATTTCTTACACCAGAGGATGCTACAGCAGCTCTTTCTTTTGATGGAAAGCCTCTCAATGGATCTGCTTTGAAAATTCGACGGCCCAAAGAATATGTTGAAATGACA AATGTAGCTCCAAAAAAGCCTGCTGAAGATATTACATTAATATCTGACATTGTATCAGATTCACCACACAAG ATTTTCATTGCTGGGATTTCTGGAGTGATTTCATCTGAGATG CTCATGGAAATTGTTAGTGCATTTGGCCCATTGGCTGCATATCGCTTTATTTTTAGCGAGGAGCTTGGTGGTCCCTGTGCATTTCTTGAG TATACAGATCACTCCATCACATCCAAGGCATGTGCTGGCCTCAGTGGGATGAAGCTTGGTGGATGCATATTAACTGCCGTCCATATGTTTCCTAATCCTCTTGCCAAG TTGAATTTCCAGGTTGGCAATGAGGCTTCCCCATTTTATGGTGTTCCTGACAATGCGAAATCGCTTCTTGAAGAACCAACCAAAGTCCTGCAGCTAAAAGATGTG TTTGACCAAGAAGAGTATATGCTACTTTCAAAATCTGAGCTGGAAGAAACATTGGAAGATGTACGCATGGAATGTGCAAG GTTTGGAGCAGTCAAATCGCTAAATGTAGTTGAGTATCCTGCTGGTACTGACAATACTGCAGAGGATAACATAGTTGAGCCTGAAGATAGGTCAGTCAAGATTGGGCCCACTGAATTTGGTGATAATGGAAACAGTACAGAGGCTGGATCAGAATGTTCTGTACCAAATCAGAGTCTAGATGTTCCCGATCATTCTGAGCCTACAGAAACAAAAGATGTAGATCCTATCTCCGAGGGCCAGGATCAGAAGGACAAACATCTTCCAACTAATGCGGCACTTTGTGAGGGTCATGCACCTGCAGCAGATCAGCACACAGACCCAGATGACATTCAAGCTAGAGGTGCTCTCCCCACATTGCAGCATGCAGAAGCTGATTATATGGTTTCTGAAGCAGCCACAGATGAGGATAAACATATGGAAGCAGCGGTGGCCACTGCCAGAATGGATGATGGTGCAGCAGAAAAAGGACATGCAGACCCAAGAACCTCAGAGATCTCTAGTCCTGCTACGCCTGGAGACAAGGTTGAGAAATCCGGAAGGGAGAGCGAGCAACAAGGTTCTGCTGAGTTGAGCAAAGGTGATGCGGAGGAAGCACCCACTGCTGGGACCAGAGGCGACGCTTTTGTGTTAGAACCTGGTTCAGTGCTTGTGGAATTCATGCGGAAGGAGGCTGCTTGCATGGCTGCACACTCATTACATGGGCGGCGTTTTGGCAACAGAACTGTCTGTGCTGGATATGCTCCACACGATCTCTACTTGCAGAAATACCCAAGATGA
- the LOC133916953 gene encoding uncharacterized protein LOC133916953 isoform X2: protein MSRKIHGESDSERITSDGTAARTRPLSIQDIILLREKKAASEAKKTKEGPQENDKVTSNHLEQGRRYKSRKDPKDMPIEGSKKEKSRETTKEGSKKENLRHIPREGPKKDDMRYTPKDSSKDGSKMDDLKDTPKVSEKEDLRDAPKKSSKKERSSIRDDGNLVGGDKGIRTSHKLSTSMSGRTDESKDANLGDIRARNGDAARSQKGPGKRWNDETDNDRIKDRSEKLRNETKRKGRTFDDEKSSEVDRRILKRHDSARFQDSKHYDKNDGRKEYAKPYHGEPRLKRRRSKSRDLGRGRQGGSISPPPREQGHSHCGHDCGNYPSYYPVEKSRRKYAETDKQRTSGNGGYSGGSHRRYESRLGGYSPRKKKTAPQGEQGITKIPSLVIQSPENKSATWDQPPVRADQSNFLTTLHPAVGQMTPSIPVKFSALKKDPASTVETILAGNNLAADSVQLTQATRPLRRLHIENVPGSATEDMLIDRLNDFLLSSGIKHSQRSKPCLSCTINKEKCQAFVEFLTPEDATAALSFDGKPLNGSALKIRRPKEYVEMTNVAPKKPAEDITLISDIVSDSPHKIFIAGISGVISSEMLMEIVSAFGPLAAYRFIFSEELGGPCAFLEYTDHSITSKACAGLSGMKLGGCILTAVHMFPNPLAKVGNEASPFYGVPDNAKSLLEEPTKVLQLKDVFDQEEYMLLSKSELEETLEDVRMECARFGAVKSLNVVEYPAGTDNTAEDNIVEPEDRSVKIGPTEFGDNGNSTEAGSECSVPNQSLDVPDHSEPTETKDVDPISEGQDQKDKHLPTNAALCEGHAPAADQHTDPDDIQARGALPTLQHAEADYMVSEAATDEDKHMEAAVATARMDDGAAEKGHADPRTSEISSPATPGDKVEKSGRESEQQGSAELSKGDAEEAPTAGTRGDAFVLEPGSVLVEFMRKEAACMAAHSLHGRRFGNRTVCAGYAPHDLYLQKYPR, encoded by the exons ATGAGTAGAAAAATACATGGTGAAAGTGACTCTGAGAGAATCACAAGTGACGGGACAGCTGCTCGCACAAGACCTCTCAGCATTCAGGACATCATATTGCTTCGTGAAAAGAAGGCAGCATCAGAAGCTAAGAAAACCAAGGAAGGGCCCCAAGAAAATGACAAGGTTACATCTAATCACTTGGAACAAGGAAGAAGATACAAAAGCAGAAAGGATCCGAAAGATATGCCTATAGAGGGTTCCAAAAAGGAGAAGAGTAGAGAAACAACAAAGGAGGGCTCCAAGAAAGAAAATCTGAGACATATACCAAGGGAAGGCCCCAAAAAGGATGACATGAGATATACACCAAAGGACAGCTCAAAAGATGGTTCCAAGATGGATGACCTGAAAGATACACCAAAGGTCTCAGAGAAGGAAGACCTAAGAGATGCACCAAAGAAGAGCTCCAAGAAAGAGAGGTCCTCCATAAGAGATGATGGTAATTTAGTTGGCGGAGACAAAGGCATTCGTACTTCGCATAAACTAAGCACAAGCATGAGTGGCCGGACTGATGAAAGCAAAGATGCAAACCTTGGTGATATCAGAGCAAGAAATGGCGATGCAGCGAGGTCTCAAAAGGGACCTGGGAAAAGATGGAATGATGAAACTGATAATGATAGAATCAAGGATAGGAGTGAGAAGCTTCGAAACGAGACAAAGAGAAAAGGCCGTACCTTTGATGATGAGAAGAGTTCAGAGGTTGATCGACGAATATTGAAGAGACATGACTCTGCGAGGTTCCAAGATTCCAAAcattatgataaaaatgatGGGAGGAAAGAGTATGCAAAACCATACCACGGAGAGCCAAGGTTGAAAAGAAGAAGGTCAAAAAGCAGAGATCTTGGTCGAGGAAGACAAGGCGGGTCTATCTCACCACCACCAAGGGAACAAGGGCATAGCCACTGTGGACATGATTGTGGTAATTATCCTTCATACTACCCAGTGGAGAAATCAAGGAGGAAGTACGCTGAAACTGACAAACAAAGAACATCTGGGAATGGTGGATACAGTGGTGGGTCTCACAGGAGATACGAAAGTCGGCTGGGTGGATACTcaccaaggaaaaaaaaaacagcaccGCAAGGTGAGCAGGGAATTACCAAGATTCCTTCCCTGGTCATTCAATCCCCAGAAAATAAATCAGCCACATGGGATCAACCTCCTGTGAGAGCAGACCAATCTAATTTCCTTACCACTTTGCATCCAGCTGTTGGCCAAATGACTCCTTCTATTCCAGTCAAATTTTCTGCATTAAAGAAGGACCCTGCAAGTACAGTTGAGACAATATTGGCAGGGAATAATTTGGCTGCTGATTCTGTCCAGCTAACACAAGCAACCCGCCCACTCAGGAGGCTACACATTGAAAATGTACCAGGTTCAGCAACAGAGGATATGTTGATTGACCGCTTGAATGACTTCTTGTTGTCTTCTGGTATTAAACACAGCCAACGGTCTAAACCATGCCTCAGTTGTACA ATAAACAAAGAAAAATGTCAGGCATTTGTTGAATTTCTTACACCAGAGGATGCTACAGCAGCTCTTTCTTTTGATGGAAAGCCTCTCAATGGATCTGCTTTGAAAATTCGACGGCCCAAAGAATATGTTGAAATGACA AATGTAGCTCCAAAAAAGCCTGCTGAAGATATTACATTAATATCTGACATTGTATCAGATTCACCACACAAG ATTTTCATTGCTGGGATTTCTGGAGTGATTTCATCTGAGATG CTCATGGAAATTGTTAGTGCATTTGGCCCATTGGCTGCATATCGCTTTATTTTTAGCGAGGAGCTTGGTGGTCCCTGTGCATTTCTTGAG TATACAGATCACTCCATCACATCCAAGGCATGTGCTGGCCTCAGTGGGATGAAGCTTGGTGGATGCATATTAACTGCCGTCCATATGTTTCCTAATCCTCTTGCCAAG GTTGGCAATGAGGCTTCCCCATTTTATGGTGTTCCTGACAATGCGAAATCGCTTCTTGAAGAACCAACCAAAGTCCTGCAGCTAAAAGATGTG TTTGACCAAGAAGAGTATATGCTACTTTCAAAATCTGAGCTGGAAGAAACATTGGAAGATGTACGCATGGAATGTGCAAG GTTTGGAGCAGTCAAATCGCTAAATGTAGTTGAGTATCCTGCTGGTACTGACAATACTGCAGAGGATAACATAGTTGAGCCTGAAGATAGGTCAGTCAAGATTGGGCCCACTGAATTTGGTGATAATGGAAACAGTACAGAGGCTGGATCAGAATGTTCTGTACCAAATCAGAGTCTAGATGTTCCCGATCATTCTGAGCCTACAGAAACAAAAGATGTAGATCCTATCTCCGAGGGCCAGGATCAGAAGGACAAACATCTTCCAACTAATGCGGCACTTTGTGAGGGTCATGCACCTGCAGCAGATCAGCACACAGACCCAGATGACATTCAAGCTAGAGGTGCTCTCCCCACATTGCAGCATGCAGAAGCTGATTATATGGTTTCTGAAGCAGCCACAGATGAGGATAAACATATGGAAGCAGCGGTGGCCACTGCCAGAATGGATGATGGTGCAGCAGAAAAAGGACATGCAGACCCAAGAACCTCAGAGATCTCTAGTCCTGCTACGCCTGGAGACAAGGTTGAGAAATCCGGAAGGGAGAGCGAGCAACAAGGTTCTGCTGAGTTGAGCAAAGGTGATGCGGAGGAAGCACCCACTGCTGGGACCAGAGGCGACGCTTTTGTGTTAGAACCTGGTTCAGTGCTTGTGGAATTCATGCGGAAGGAGGCTGCTTGCATGGCTGCACACTCATTACATGGGCGGCGTTTTGGCAACAGAACTGTCTGTGCTGGATATGCTCCACACGATCTCTACTTGCAGAAATACCCAAGATGA